From the bacterium genome, one window contains:
- a CDS encoding DUF721 domain-containing protein, with protein sequence MENISSIFNRIFVSAGIEKPVRNYKTFVRWPDVVGDKIASVTEFLRFSNGKVFVKVKNDSWRNELVFYKQEIIDKINRDIGSKEVNEIVLL encoded by the coding sequence ATGGAAAATATCAGCAGTATTTTTAACAGAATATTTGTATCGGCAGGTATAGAAAAGCCTGTTAGAAATTATAAGACATTTGTCAGGTGGCCGGATGTTGTAGGTGACAAAATTGCATCTGTAACGGAATTTCTGCGTTTTTCGAACGGCAAGGTTTTTGTGAAAGTAAAAAATGATTCATGGAGGAATGAACTTGTTTTTTACAAGCAGGAGATAATTGATAAAATAAACAGAGACATAGGTTCTAAGGAAGTAAATGAGATAGTTTTACTTTAA